The Prionailurus viverrinus isolate Anna chromosome C1, UM_Priviv_1.0, whole genome shotgun sequence DNA window ATTATTTCTTGACtactaacattcttttttttttattgttttggttgtATTTTACGTGCATTAATGTTCATTCTTTGTGAAGTACAGATCAATGGATTTTGGCAAATGcataatcatatattttaattattaaaaaaaatttttaaattattctctatTGAATTTGTCCTATCCCACTTGAGTCAGTTTTGCAAAGACATCCTTATATGCGACTGGCACTTTTCCAGACTGCTTATTATGATCAACTAGCCATATTGTTCTGTACCTTAAATTTTCATGTGTTATCACATTGCTTGTACAACCTGTATATCAAATTCATTACTTTAAatggctaaaatatttttatcttaataatagccaatagtttttatttaaagtataattaacacacagtgttatattagtttcagatggacaacatattgattcaacaattcaatACATTATTCAATGCTCATTATGATGTGTGGTCATCATCTATCACCACATAATGCTGCTGTAGTACCTTTAACTATATTTCCATGCTGCAGCCCCATACAAAATGACTTAtgtattttacaactggaaaattgttcctcttaattccctttatctattttgcccatcccccctacCTGCCTCCCTTCTGACAACCACccgttttttctctgtatttaagagtctagttttctttttttgttttgtttttcagattccacatgtaagtgaaatcatatagtatttgtctttttctgtctgacttatttcacttagcatgataccctctaggtccatccatattgtcaaatggcaagatctcattcttttttataataatagCCAATACTTTTATCACAAGTTACTGTATTAGTATCCtaatacattaactcatttaatcctcataacaatacTGTGAAGtagatatttttactttattatatatGTGGGAAAGGTAAGTCATGGAGCAGCTAACTGATTAGTCTGAGAACATCTGGAAATCAAATGGTAAGCCTGGGTTTTGAGCTGAGGCAGACTGAGTTTGAAATCTGTGCTGTAAACTAGTAGATTCTATTGTCTCTCATTGTGAGCCtgtacaaaaattatttaatcaatttCCTATGAAAAATGTCCTAtgtaactttctctctctctcaaaaaaaaaaaaaaacaaaaaaacaaaaaaacaaaaaaaaaacaaaaacaaaaatgtgagtacaagccctgcttcaggtcagactgagccctgcttcaggtgagcacaAGCCTCACTTTGAGTGAGCTCAAGCCCAGCTTCGGGTAAAACATGACCTTTGGGTGAgtgctgcttctctttctctctctccctcttgctctgcccctcactcacttgctcacttgcactctcaaaaaaaattaaaaagaatgctcTTTGTAGTTTTTTATAAGGTTTAAGCTTTTATGTTCTCCTACCcctcagcttttttttaaatgtttatttatttttgaaagagaaagaaagcatgagtgggggaggggcagagagagggaggtggacacagaatccaaagcaggctccaggctctgaactgtcagcacagagcctcacctagggcttgaacccaccagccatgaaatcatgacctgagctgaagtcagatggttaaccaactcagccacccaggcacccctcagcttttttttttagttcaaacTACACCCACACAGTACCCCCAAAATCAGTCTGCATAGAACAgtataaatgaaaagtaaaagtcATTCTTCTCCACCTATAACCACACTATCAGTCACACTTCCTCCAGACAActacttttaacattttgctttGTAATTCTTCCAGTGAGTTTTATTATAACTTATGTAGTTcaaattctatattatttatcaGCTAATCAACTTCAGGTAGAATGTGTTGATATCACACCCTGAAAGATGATTTAGAGCATTTATAATATTTCAAACCTTCCTTCTACaatgtttcttctcagttttattagacattattttttaaatttttctaatgattATAATGCTctgattaatattttttgaaaaattcttgTTACTATAGGCATTATTTATCAATTTCCTACTATGAaagataaaagtttttttaatgtttatttattgattttgagagagagagagtgggggagggacagagagagactgagagacagaatcccaagcagtctccacactgtcaacacagagcctgatgtggggcttgaatccacaaattgtgagatcatgacctgagctgaaaccaagtcagatgctcaaccaactgagccacccaggcgccccaatgtaaatatatttgttttaagtttcattttctgggatgactgggtggctcagtcagttaagtgtctgaattcggctcaggtcatgatctcatggctcaagagttcaagccctgcatcaggctctgtgctgacagttcagagcctggagactgcttcagattctttgtttccccgtccctcccccccaccccactcatgctctctctctcaaaaataaataaaaacatttagaaaatttttttagatagcttaattttcctttccattttctttttgctgttgttattcaCATATTGTCATTTCTTTGTCAAGGTTTCTAGTACATTCTATTGTTTTGCTCTAGTTAAATCTCCTATGCTTTGTTTATAGAGCATatagagtctatttttttttttaattttttttcaacgtttatttatttttgggacagagagagacagagcatgaacgggggaggggcagagagagagggagacacagaatcggaagcaggctccaggctctgagccatcagcccagagcctgacacggggctcgaactcccggaccgcgagatcgtgacctggctgaagtcggacgcttaaccgactgtgccacccaggcgccccgagtctattttaaatctaagaaaaattaatttataattgttacaatATTTATgacattataatattaaaatatatatacatatgttatatataatatattattattatataaatgttaatcTCTGCTGAACCAAATAATGTATATGGTAGATCCATGAAAAGTAAATGTCACATTTCTGCTTCTAGTGAATATGGAGTTTACAGGGACATGATTTATCTTTCTgccttaaacaataaaaaaaacaggaaaaaaatatggaaaggcaGTTTCAGACaatgggaagatggcagcatggGACTGTGATTACTTAGAGAAAAGGACAAAGTGAGCCGTACAGTCATACCCATTTACTACATAGCAGCACAAGGAGACAGAACCAAAACAGAGCTTGGAAGTCTCACTGAGTTGAAGAGATGGATATTGGACTTTGGCAGACAGAGGCAGAATTTGTGGAGTAGAGtaccagagaggaaggaaatgtaGAGCAAGAAATCTCCAGATAACTGAAGGAGGTCCCCTTCAGTCATTGAGTACTAGACTGAGTACTCATTCACTGACGAGTGAAAAACTGGAGGCAAGAAAAAGAACCATTGAAAATGTTAGGTAGAACATTCTAGGAGCTCATATAGCTAGAAATAAACCATTTTCCTATATGCCAAAGAGGAAAGACTTATAACACATGTGACAGAAAATAGAAGGCTATCATCTTAGTAGAGAGACTAAGTCATCCTTACCTTAAAGGCTTTTGGACAATGCCAACACCAATAAAGCTTAAAAGCAAACTTCAAAAGAGTCCAACTGTTTCTATGTATATTAATGTAcatcaaaataaagtaaaatactagattaaagaagaaagcaaaatctagcaaccaaaaatgtaaaatttctcagTCTCAGCATccagtaagaaaataataaatacatacaatggtAAAATGTACGTGTAATTGGAGACTCATaggagaaacttaaaaaatgtatttgaagaaataatgtctaaaagtttttcaaatttgatgaaaggTGTAAACCCACAGACCCAAGAAGCTCAGTGAACCTCAAAGAGAATAGATCAAAAAAATTCTCAGACATATCATAATCACATTCCTGAGAATCAGTGGTAAAGAGAAAACCTTAAGGAGATGGGAGAGGAAAGCACATTTATTATAGGggaagaaatatacaaataacaaCAGACTTCATGTTGGAGACTATGCAAGGCAGAAGGCTATGGaatgtcatttttaaagtaatggaaGGAAAAACCTCACCAATCTAGAATTCTTTAAAGAGTGatggcatttttcaaaatagaagttAAGAAACCCTTTCAGCAAGCAAAGGCTGAGAGAATTTATTGCAAGAAGACCAACaccacaagaaatgttaaaggaaagtTACAGCAACAAAATGTTGGAATAAGAAGCTCCAAGTTCTTGTTCCCTGGAAGAACAATGAAAAAGCATTCAGAAGCTATCTGAACAAGCTTCATAGGAGCTCTGGAAAACAAAGTTTATGGAAACCAAAcaaatatccaatgaaaaaaagccATCTTCAAAATATTGGGAAATTTCATGGCATTTTTACTCACTCTTGCTCTATCCCCTATGTTATGGCAGCACTCTTGGTCTTGAGCAGTGTCAGCCCAGTTCCCAGTTAACTTCATTGAACTAGATAGAGCATAGGAAGACCTTTTGTGCAAATCATTGTGTGACCATGTTTTAACCTTGCTGGGTGGATACATGAAGGCCTGACTAGTTCAGGTCTATCTCATATAACTTGGAATGCAGGCTGGTCAGTTAGGTCAAATGAGTCTGCCTCTATTTTAAGATACTTTCTCAGAAGATTCTCCCAACAACTTCCAGTTATGTGTAGTTGGCCAGAAACTTGTCACATAGTTACCCTTGTCTTCAAAGGACACTGGaaaatgtagcttttttttttttaagcaggggaCATTTCTGcctaaatgctaaaaaaaattatgttcgtGAGATCATATATATTGTGGTAAGGCAATTATTAGTCTTTGTCACAGAGAACGAGAAACAAGTTAGAAGAGTAATGTTTGGCAAAGAGATGATAGTGGCTTGTGCTACAGTGGTAGGGTTGATGGTGACATGTGATTGGACActtgatatattttgaaggcagCAACCACAGGACTTAATACTGGATTAGATATGGATGGAGAAGGAGATAAATTAAAGAGTTATACTTAAGTTACTAGCCTAATAATTCAATAGATGGTAGCACCATTAACTGAagtgagaaaagacagagaaaggtgaAGGTTTTGTGCGGgttttggaggggagggaggggagcagtcTTAGTAATCCAGAATTCTTTTTGTATATGCTGTATTTGAGATGCTTATTATACAGCTAAGTGGATATCAATACCTTTTTGATTATCTCAAGAtactatttagaatttttttccaagGATCACCCTCTCCTCACATTCCTCAGAAATATCTCTATTTACTCCAGGGTTTGTTCTGTTCGTATTAATTCTTCACTTGCATGTATTGATTTTCCTCATATATCTGGTAAACTTTGTTGgctcattttatatttgtgaatgAAGTAATATGTTAATTGTATAGGTATGCTCTGTGTAACAGGCAGGCTTCCCTGGAGGGTATATGGGGATGGAAGAGGGTAGGCAGGATGGCTGGGGACCCAACAACATTTCCAGAGAACCCATGTGTTTAATCTCCTAGATggaacttccttttctttctttttatacccTTTCTATTACCTGATGTGGAAATGTAAGTGACAGCTAGCTCTACTCTGCTTCCCTATCAGGGCTCAAAACTCATAGGATCTCCACCTACACAGATGGCACACTTTCTTtagaaagatgttttttttttcttttcttgatgtttGGGGTGAGTGACTGGGAAAGACAATGCTTCCAACAATATATGCTCTGTATGCACTGAGATAGAGAAGATCCAGCTGTTCTGAATACAGCTATTTAATTAATAACTATGACAATTACACCATCATCTGATTCTCTTTGTATATGCTGACCTTGAATTTATTGCTTCTCAGGCCCACCTGAGTTCTGTTGTTTAAGGCTCTAATTTTCGTGATGGGGATTTTCAttcaattaatttcattttctttcatattttctaaattttctcaaCTTTCTAAATCCTTGTGTCTCACCTTATTGATTTCCAGTATTTCCATgagacttttctttttgaaatattattttctgttaatttaCTGGAACCTTGGGAGGTAGGAGAGAATAGAACCACACGTTCAGTCCATCATCTTAAAGCTCCTATATTGGTTTGTTTTATTGCCCTTTTCTAGCTTCCTGAGATGAATGCCTAAAGCATGTCTCCCCAGTATAAATGTATTGGAGTTTTTATATTCAGTAGTGTTCCATGTTCATCTAAATAATAATACAGAGTTAAACAGAATAAAAGTTAATAGTTTCCTATTTCCTCTCCTCCAGAGATGTTAGCATTTTATATCCTTTCATACATCCTTTCATGCTTACATTAGGGAGGACTTTTTGTGTCTTTTACAAAAAGgagattttacatatatatatgtacgtacacacccatatacatacatacatacacacacacatacatacataatcactattcttccatttccttgtcatatttcatttatttttaatttttctactaaatttatttaaaataatgagattttaaatgttagaatttaaactttttaagggaaattcaaacaaagaaaaaagcaaaagaacaggTGTGGAAAAGTCTGAGATATATTTCAAGAACTCAGAGTTAGACACATTTGTCTGAAAGGGAGAAACCATAATGGGGAATATTGAGAAACTTGTAGAAATAATTTAGTCAATGTGTTAAGgcaattaaaaatagcaaaagtgGTAAGGTGCTGAAAATTTAGGAATAAAGTTGTGTTATTAACTGCTTAGTATTAACACATAAACCAAAAGTGTTACAGATGgaaacatcatttgttgaaatgttattttaattaaccTGGTATATATGAACATTCTGTCTAAGGGAGATAGTTTATCAGCAAGTGGCTTGTAGTACTATGTACTCTCAGAGTGATGGTGTCAAGTTTTCTCTAGATGAGTTGTCAGTATGGATGCACATTACTGCAGTCTTGATTGTGTGATGGAAAATTTAGGACACCTAAGATTTAGGCTACTAATCATCTGGGTAACTTGGGGCAACCAACTTCAACTTCAGATCTTGTATAAAATGGGGAGGACTGGAATATCTCTAAAGCACCTTTCGTCTACAAAAATTCAGTGGTTCTGTGATTCTATACCTGCTCCTATACACCCTGATCTAGCACCAAGTGTTTCCTTAGTCAGCGTTAAGTACCTATTTAGCAATTAGAGGTTAAAGAATCATTGAAAGTGCTATATATCCCAATATCATATCAAATGCCATTTATTATCTAAAGCGTTTTACAACCTTTTAAAATGAGATTACATTTGTTCtgataattctatttcttttctattttggtttCTGCTTGACGTTGCTCtgtattgttttgattttataaattCACTAGGCTGAATATACTATCAAGGAAGCTAAGATTATATATgcaaatgtattatatatgtatagattTCTTTGATAATTGGCAAAGTAAATTATAGTAGTTAtgagaaaaatacttatttaggttttaaattgttatatctttaataactattgaaagaataaaattatcttGGGAAATATCCTTGCATAACAagcattctaaaattaaaatttctctttttataaggtgATTTTTTCACCAAAGGAATATATTTCACCATCTTTCAGACCAGAATATATAGAATTCAAACCAAAATATCAGGTGAGTCCCGAATTATCCTATCCCAATAACAATTATACTTAAATACTAGTTTTCTCTAATACTTTATATAATTCAATGGTTCCTAAACCAGACTACCCATTAGAAGCATCTGGCtatctttgaaaaaatacatgTTCTCAGGTCCTACCTCTGACCTGATGAAACTAAATCTTGGAGTCTGGGAATCTATATTTCTCAGAAAGACCGAGGGGATTCTTATGCTATCACCTGGATACCAACTAGCTTTTGAAAAATAGATATAATAAATTGTATCCATTACAATAAAGCTTAAACTACTAAgttgaaataaactaaaatattaggctgattatttcacattttgcctttttcaactggataatatatgttatattaacaAACACAAGAATATGTTTGGCAAAATTGGAATAAGAGACTGCATTCCAAAGACTATTTCATGATAGACTAACTTGATTCCCAGAACTACAAAACTGCTCATGGATATTATACTGGAATTTCACTGTAATCCAGAATTTTTTTGTACTGCTCTCTCTTAACCATTTCTGAAAGACCTTTCGTCAAAAAGCAAAAATCTACTGTGATATGGTAAGGAGTGGGTGGAACTCATCATCATTGTTGAAATTCTCAGACTTAAAAGCGGATGATATATGCTCCCAAGTtagtctttataaaatatttatgatactTTTAATGGGATATCTACTACTTGCTTTGcattataaaaatgttctatattgCTACTAAAATGGTAAGTATTTCTATGGATAGGACTTAGATCCTGATGTTAGCCATTGTCTAAATAAGTGCAGGTAACACTggaaattaagtttttaaaaaaaactatgtatGAATGctgtttaagtattttaaaatattctaggtAGCAGAAAAGCTCTTGGACACAAAATAGTATCagaattatgaattttaaaatttgcattaaaattttcatctttccaatttcaaatattttaaaatagttttctcttcATAGAAGGTAGGTGGATGAATAGATAACTTGACAGATTTCTTAAAGAGAATTTAACTAGAAAATTTATTATAAACTCAAATAAATACTATAGAATtccttaccttttatttttaatattacagcTCCAGAAATTCAACTTTAAGAATGGTTTTGATCCTTTTCTAAGgaatataaacaacaaaatgtcagtcagaaaaaggaaagaccaaGATATGTCCAGATGCAGAAACATTTTAAGTACAGAGGTTATAGAGCATGAAGACCAAGATCCTCCTTACCCAACATATTCAAAAACTGCAAGACCTACTCATAAAACCTGGCCATGTGATCCTGGTAACACCACAGTAAAGACTTTAGACACTAAGACTAAGTTAGCCTGTGATCCTGATTTCATTACAATAAAGACTTTAGACACTAAGAGTAATTTCGCCCGTGATCCCACTATGACCACACTAACGACTTTAGATAGTAAGAATAAGTTAAAAGAAAGACTACCAAATGTATCTCTACCAAACTTTGAAGGAGAATCATCAATGACTGGAAATGTAAATACATGTCGCCTCTCAAAATCATTAAGTCTTACTTCCCacctagaaaatttaaaacaatcagtGATGCTCAAGTCAATTTTAGGTAAAAATCTGCAAGACCTATCAGATGAATTATTTTCTAAACCAAAGGTTCCTATGGACactgaaacaagaaagaaaagtcttAGTTCTCCACTTTTACATGTTCATGATGAACCACCAACTAGTGTGGAAAACAAAGTATTTGAAAAAGTTCAAGATTTAAATAGCTTGCTTTCAGAAAAATACATTGTAAGTTCAAAGTCTCttttaagacaaaaaattaaagatattccTGCAGATTCACTTTCAGTAGGTGAACCAAGAAATTCTCCAGAGGTAGAAAGGGAATTTGTCTCTGAAAAACACTTGGAGTCTGGTGAGATtgattttccaattaaaaaaaataatttcaaaaagaaaaattcaaaaattgaAGTGTCTAGTTCCCAACCAGGTGTAAGTAGCATTGCACATGATTATGTTATAAAGCAAATATTCACTGCACCTATCTTCTCAGAGTTGGAAATGGGAGTGAAAGAATCGAGTGAGATACGAATAAATTTGCAGAATCAATTACCCACTGCTTGGGAGAGTTTATCTTCAAACATTCTACTTCGCTATGAAGAAAATGATGATGAAATAGAATTGCCACAGGCCAAATCTGTTATAAGCCAGATAATACAAGCATTTCCTGTAGATAGTCTTTTAGAATCTGGGATAATCAAAGTCATAGAATTAAATAAGGAATATCAAAAGAGTTCCATGCTGGATACAGAGACAGCATTTGCTGAAGAAGAGCCAAAGTATTCCACAGAGGATTGTTCAGAAACCCAAAGTAAAACAGAACCTCTTTCAGAGCAGAATATACTCATCATTCCCAAAGAAACTACTTCTTTTAATAGAGTCGGATATGTGGATGAAAGCCAAAACATACCCCTACAAGATTCAAAATATCAGTTAACACCAGATAAAAAAACAGATACGCTAAATAACAGTCAGAGGTTtgatagagaagaaaatgatctGAATTCTACTTTAGAAAATTTAAGTAACTCATTAATGGGTAAACTTAATGATTCAGATGTAATAATgttaaaatcctttttaaaacatatgtttaatttttttttcaaatataatcagTCTGAAAGAAGACAACCAGAAAAAGAATTAGACAGATTAATCCAGCATCCTTTTCCAAATAATACAGAAGAccttgaagaaatcaaagagaatttTGATAAAGCAGATAAATTAGACAGTAAGCCTATTTTGAATCCAAAGCTGCGTGTATTTCTAGAAGAACTCTCAgagtcagaaataaaaaatttaaaatctgaacTAAGTAAACATATCCAACATTACCTTGTAGAAAGACTTTCAGAATCTGGACACATCACTAAAGAAGACTTACCAAAAATCTATCACAATCTATATTTGATGAATGAGAAAGCAGAACCAAAAGGGCagaatatttttctagaaaaatattcaGAGACTGTGAAAGAAATCATGTCTTTTGTAAGTAATTTTAATCATCATTTCATAgataaacatttggaaataaagctaagatcttttttaaatgaaattctccAAAACTATTTCCTAAAAAACCTTTCAGAAAGCAGTTTAttcaaagagacagaatctgagacTATACACTCAAACATGTCTTCTCTAAGATCTAGAAGTGCCTCAAAATCTTTTCATGAGTTAGGACAAGACATTTCAAGGGGGAGTTTTGGTGAAAGACTTGACATACACATGAAATATCCTTTAAGTAAATCTCTACAAAACTATCTTATAGGTTTATCAGAAAATGATGTATTAAATCTAAAAGCTGATTTAAGCAAACACCTCCAGAGtctttttatagaaaaactttcaaaatcaGAACTAATAACTGAAAGTCAATTAGAGGAGATCAACCAGCATATAAATTTGATCAATACTAGATCCATACCATTAAAATGTATATCACCAGAATtatcttttagaaaagaaaatcaatttatGGAGGAGatttcagaaaagcaaaataaatattcaaaaattgtTCAAAAAACCACTTTACAAAAAGTTCCTGAGGATAGACTTATAGAAACAGAACtgaccaaagagaaagaaaaagaatatttttccttaCAGAATATTAAGGAAAATCCATCAATAATTGAGGAACAGAAAAGATACTGTCCTAAAGAAGGAGCCAAAACACTGAAATTAATTAAAGTACAACCTTCTTTCAACAAAAATACCCAAGCAATTCCATTAAATAAGTCATCAGAAAGACTTACAGATACAGTacttaagaaacaaaggaatgaacATGGTTTTATGCAGCTTCTTCGAGCAGAAAATTGtgactttaaaacag harbors:
- the C2CD6 gene encoding cation channel sperm-associated targeting subunit tau isoform X7, which gives rise to MAHLHVWCFSEDSWKTELSWKAEMIPRRQDDERNNIYLELMRYDNTEKYPFLLGSVQVHLYEVIQKGCFIEEFQMLNKNIFICRVEVEFMFSYGNFGYGFSHQLKPLQKIVEPSMFMNIAPPPERTDPVTNVITPQPIEYPAFLSPDLNVTVGMPTAMPQSNQPSVVRLEKLQQQPRERLEKMKKEYRNLSTWIEKASYLEGVLTPKLANKECKGSDTNEVLESQFEKKSEDTVLSDVPCIKKGAETAPSELQDNDDKKDLTLLPTLNQSDQDNSETIAVAPESDESTKKTDESPKQTPLRVIPSLTVMEESKTLFLEEYQLEAVPEGKMKNVLFPPHMKDVESLSQTDSSASESHRHSVSTRNETVNLTDAEDRLMQDKFHGQKNSNKKGKSVIFSPKEYISPSFRPEYIEFKPKYQLQKFNFKNGFDPFLRNINNKMSVRKRKDQDMSRCRNILSTEVIEHEDQDPPYPTYSKTARPTHKTWPCDPGNTTVKTLDTKTKLACDPDFITIKTLDTKSNFARDPTMTTLTTLDSKNKLKERLPNVSLPNFEGESSMTGNVNTCRLSKSLSLTSHLENLKQSVMLKSILGKNLQDLSDELFSKPKVPMDTETRKKSLSSPLLHVHDEPPTSVENKVFEKVQDLNSLLSEKYIVSSKSLLRQKIKDIPADSLSVGEPRNSPEVEREFVSEKHLESGEIDFPIKKNNFKKKNSKIEVSSSQPGVSSIAHDYVIKQIFTAPIFSELEMGVKESSEIRINLQNQLPTAWESLSSNILLRYEENDDEIELPQAKSVISQIIQAFPVDSLLESGIIKVIELNKEYQKSSMLDTETAFAEEEPKYSTEDCSETQSKTEPLSEQNILIIPKETTSFNRVGYVDESQNIPLQDSKYQLTPDKKTDTLNNSQRFDREENDLNSTLENLSNSLMGKLNDSDVIMLKSFLKHMFNFFFKYNQSERRQPEKELDRLIQHPFPNNTEDLEEIKENFDKADKLDSKPILNPKLRVFLEELSESEIKNLKSELSKHIQHYLVERLSESGHITKEDLPKIYHNLYLMNEKAEPKGQNIFLEKYSETVKEIMSFVSNFNHHFIDKHLEIKLRSFLNEILQNYFLKNLSESSLFKETESETIHSNMSSLRSRSASKSFHELGQDISRGSFGERLDIHMKYPLSKSLQNYLIGLSENDVLNLKADLSKHLQSLFIEKLSKSELITESQLEEINQHINLINTRSIPLKCISPELSFRKENQFMEEISEKQNKYSKIVQKTTLQKVPEDRLIETELTKEKEKEYFSLQNIKENPSIIEEQKRYCPKEGAKTLKLIKVQPSFNKNTQAIPLNKSSERLTDTVLKKQRNEHGFMQLLRAENCDFKTEIQDPHSWSGKSKTAQSNACFEKTLKTKSLEKKEHNNIYKLMAQEKLETVLSPYPRIPNCKMRDENEEYIYRYTFPSRQTNTLTHFNLEAGEKSKLEDQYFQRLKGNNNNNKKHLVTFAQYKKIQTLSLKTNGICNEKCAKFPELQSFKYKVVEAEKNSKPSLFPAVLKRENLKPKVRKERDHVNKQKKSFSKLVRILPTTLPTARILRKSVPRTLLHWTARRTIHDCSDRFEDIPVSSFKHAEQAKSRARLLGKSPNDSHNQLKHFARLNTAPEVNKRRENYNGKFTSPRMVSADLVHINDAIPDYEIHRMRQKKKLKENIEKCSLICDIIQMLKVQNDM